Proteins encoded by one window of Haematobia irritans isolate KBUSLIRL chromosome 2, ASM5000362v1, whole genome shotgun sequence:
- the LOC142224788 gene encoding uncharacterized protein LOC142224788, whose product MREYFDIESCMVKLDAKPVISKDDEMTLKILESTNQKFENTYQYALSRFQQIKRKFRRKKLKWNIAKIEHLLEKNYARRLTPKEEMCITSKTLFLPHFAVPNPNKDSIRLVFDAASKIQGVSLNDFLMSGPDLNQPLLVVRGNKFEFRTPESKNKNITSGNTEKILGMEWSPTTDDFVFNCQFQHVSLDILQNRRNPTKREVLSIIMSVYDPFGLLCDFTTSGKIFMQNLWRIGVGWDEDIPKAMCDKWTIWLRGLSKVRDYKIKRCYSLTPNIIKRPLHIFCDASEMAMAAVAYWRIESGSRTEVVFVAGKTKCSPSKGMTIPRLELQAAVMAVRLKNTIEEFHGRSSGEVVLWTDSSAVLCWIRSYHRRYKQFVANRINEILESMSEEQWRWVPGELNTADEATRPVNDYNPNGRWKNGSTFLHRSEALWPTQTAPQIDINLYNELRKDHFAFCYFGGSIHCH is encoded by the exons ATGAGAGAATATTTTGATATTGAGTCGTGTATGGTTAAATTGGACGCCAAGCCAGTGATCTCAAAAGATGATGAAATGACACTAAAAATATTAGAATCAACCAACCAGAAATTTGAAAACACTTACCAATATGCACTAAGTCGTTTCCAACAGATCAAACGGAAattcagaagaaaaaaattgaaatggaaTATCGCAAAAATTGAGCATTTGCTCGAAAAGAATTATGCTAGACGTTTAACTCCCAAAGAAGAAATGTGTATAACttcaaaaacattatttttacctCATTTCGCAGTTCCAAATCCAAATAAAGACAGTATCCGATTAGTGTTCGATGCAGCCTCAAAGATACAAGGAGTTTCATTGAATGACTTTCTCATGTCTGGCCCAGATCTAAATCAGCCACTTCTAGTAGTAAG aggaaataaattcgaatttcgtACTCCagaatccaaaaataaaaatataacatctGGCAACACCGAAAAAATACTAGGTATGGAATGGTCACCCACAACagatgattttgtttttaattgtcaaTTTCAACATGTATCACTGGATATTTTACAAAACCGCCGCAATCCGACAAAAAGAGAAGTTCTTAGTATAATTATGTCGGTGTACGACCCATTTGGTTTATTATGTGACTTTACTACATCCGGGAAAATATTTATGCAGAATCTGTGGAGAATTGGTGTCGGCTGGGACGAGGATATACCCAAGGCAATGTGTGACAAATGGACGATTTGGCTGCGTGGATTGAGTAAGGTAAGagactataaaataaaaaggtgTTATTCTCTCACTCCTAATATCATAAAAAGACCTCTTCATATATTTTGTGATGCTAGTGAGATGGCTATGGCAGCAGTAGCATATTGGCGCATAGAGTCTGGGAGTCGTACTGAAGTTGTGTTTGTGGCAGGTAAAACTAAATGCTCACCAAGCAAAGGCATGACCATTCCTCGCCTAGAGCTTCAGGCGGCAGTGATGGCAGTTCGGCTCAAAAATACGATTGAGGAATTTCATGGAAGGTCCTCTGGTGAAGTTGTTTTGTGGACCGATTCGAGTGCCGTGCTTTGTTGGATACGTTCGTACCACAGACGCTACAAACAGTTCGTtgcaaatagaataaatgaaatattggaAAGCATGAGTGAAGAGCAATGGCGTTGGGTACCGGGTGAGTTAAATACCGCCGATGAGGCCACTAGGCCTGTAAATGATTATAATCCAAACGGACGTTGGAAAAATGGCTCTACGTTTTTACATCGCTCTGAGGCACTCTGGCCCACTCAAACTGCACCACAAAttgatataaatttatataatgaGCTACGAAAAGATCACTTTGCATTTTGTTATTTCGGAGGCAGTATACACTGTCATTGA